AATGGAGTGGGGGGCACATTCATCCACATTATAGACATTATGGGAAGTGTAAATCATCTGCTCCAGGAAATAGGGAGCACGATTGGGGCCTTCTCCGATATTGAGCAGCACTGTCTCCCCGTTTTTGATCAAGTTCTTCCTGAGTGCCACGAAGAATCCGGCGATGGAAACGGCAGATGCCGGTCCGGGGATTACTTTCTGCTCATAGGCAGTCAGTTTACCCACAGGTACCAGTTTCTTTTCGTGCATTCGCAGGAAGCTGCCTCCTGACTCTTTTACCAATTTTGCTACGATGGGGTAGGTAGCAGGATTACCGGTCGCCAGGGTAGGTACCTCTGTCTGGGGATTGTCGATGATAGGATACTTCTTCTCGAAACCTTCGGGGAATCCGGCGGCTTCGGCATCTTCCCACGCCTGCACCATTGGGTCGCAGCCGTCTGTCTGTACCAGAAGGAAGCGGGGATTTTTCAATTCAGGATAGACATGTTTGATCTCGCGGATACCTTTGTCTATGGCAATGGGGCCTGTACCGCCGCTGACTGCCTGGATATATACGTCAGGGAACTTATCCATCTGGCGGAGCCATTCGAATACCATGGTCTTCTTTGCTTCCACACGGATAGGATCGATATTGCCGGTCGATATTGGGATATTGTGCAATTTGGCATATCCTGCGGCGATCTCCTTTGCTTTGGCATAGTCGCCCATCACACGGAACACCTGCTGCCCGTAGGAGCTGATGGTCGCTTCCGATGTCTTGATGGCATCCTCCGGCATAAATACCGAGCAGTTTACCTTTGCCAGTGAAAGGTATTTTGCGTAAGCTGTAGCTGAATTACCGGTGGAAGCGATGCAATATTGGTCGATACCGATCTCGTTGAACAGGCTGGCCGCCAATGAAGCAGCAATATCCTTGAATGTACCGGTACCTCCGTTTAAATCATTCCTATAGACATGTACATTGAGATCGAGCCCGTACTTCTTTTTTGCAAACTCTTCCAGGAATGTCCATCGTTCTACCGGAATGGCACCTTCTCCTTTTGATATGATATGTCTCCTGCGTAACAACGGAAGAAAAGGGAAATAGTGCCAGAAACTGTTAGGAGCACGGCGCCCGATAAGTCGGGATAACCGCTGATAACGGCGGTTGTACCATACCTCGGAATGTTTACTTCCGCATTTCGGGCATTGTTGGTTCTGTTCGAACCATGTCCAGAAGTTGGGAGTAACGTGCCCGCATTGGGTACAGGCCAAATGGTACTTATGCTGAATTTTTATACGGAGCATTCTCTTTTTTTATGTAGTGGACATCGATTTCATCTCGTCGGCCATATATTTTCCCGCTTCGAGATTTACCTTTATCTTCTTGAATACCTCAATGGTCTCATCCACATCCTTCTGCGTATGGGAAGCCGTGGGGATCAGTCTGAGCATTAATACTCCTTTGGGTACTACCGGATATACGACAATAGAGCAAAATACGTTGTAATTCTCACGCAGGTCGATCACAATATTGGTACCTTCGGGAACCGAGCCGCTGAAATAGACGGGTGTCACCGGTGATTGCGTATTGCCAATATTGAATCCCTCTGCAATCAGCCCTTGTTGCAGCGACTTGGCGATTTTCCACAGGTTTTCTTTATATTGGGGCTGTGTTTGTAATATCTCGAGGCGTTTCAATGCTCCGATCACCATGGGCATGGGAAGTGATTTGGCAAAAATCTGAGAGCGCATATTGTATTTCAATGAGTTGACGATAGCTTTTTCAGAAGCGACAAAAGCACCAATACCGGCCATCGATTTAGCGAAGGTGCCAAAATAGATATCTACTTCGTCCATCAATCCGAAATGTTCGCTTGCACCCGCTCCGGTCTCACCCATGGTACCAAATCCGTGTGCATCATCTATCATGAGGCGGAAATTGTATTTCTCCCTGAGTTTGACAATCCCGGGAAGATTTCCCAAATCGCCCGACATACCGAATACCCCTTCGGTAATCACCAGGATGCCACCGTCTGTCTCTTCTGCTTTTTTTGTTGCGAAACCAAGCATCTTGTCGCATCTCTCCATATCATTATGGGGATAGACAAAACTCTTTCCACCCTTGGCTTTATGCAGAAAAATACCGTCCATGATACAAGCATGGGATTCGGAGTCGTAAACAATGACATCATTCCTTGAGACCAGTGAATCGATAATCGAAACCATTCCCTGATAGCCATAATTCAGTAGGTAGGCAGCCTCCTTTTTCTCAAAGGCAGCGAGTTTTTCCTCCAATTCTCTGTGATATTTCGTTTGGCCTGACATCATGCGCGCTCCCATGGGATATGCCATTCCCCAGTCGGCTGCTGCTTTCGCATCCGCTTCACGTACTTCGGGATGGTTGGCCAATCCCAGATAGTTGTTCAGACTCCAGGTGATCACCTCTTTACCGAGAAACCTCATTCTTGGGCCTATTTCACCTTCCAATTCGGGAAATATAAAATATCCTTCCGCTTTTTTGCGATACTGTTCAAGCGGGCCTTCGGCACTTTTCAGCCGGTCAAAAATATCTGTCATGATTGTATATGATTGTAATGATTTTCCTTTTTGCAAAAATAGCTATTTTTAAACTAACTTAGAAATATCTGTACAGGTAAATCCCTTTCCTGTAGAAAATGAGCCGCCCCTATCCTGAATTGAAAAGAGCGGCTGTCGACGGGTTGTTTGTATAGATCCTTTATCTTGTCGGATTTATATTTTACGGCTGTCTTTTACTTCTACAAAATCTGCATCTTCGATTTCGCTCGACTCGAATTTCTTTTTCTGATACTCAATGATTCGATCCTGCTGGTTTTCAGGTTGTTTGTCTTGTTGTGCCCGTTGCTGCCGGAAGTTTGAAGTCTGTCTGCCACGCTTTCCCATAAGAAAGGCGGCGACTGCTTTCAGCAAAAAATAGACAACCATAAAACCCAGAAGAAATTTAATTAGGAATCCCATATATTGTGTGATAAATTGATTTAGGAATAAAGATACAATGATTTACGAAATGATAATCAATCTATTTGTATTATTTAACGGTTCACTAAAGTTAGACTATTTGAGTCATAGGTTCCTCGATTTTCAATTCTCGCAACGGCATAATTCAAATAATTTAGTTGTTTTCTACACTTAACATAGTAAAAACTTGTTTTTCCTCTGTGTTCGCTTATCGAAAACATTCAGCCAAGTTTGTCTTCTGCGCGTATTGCTTAACGAAATAGTTCTCTATTTTCTACTGTGCCCTATAACAGAGAGAAAGATGTAGGCACCGATTCCCCAGAAGATGCCGCTGATACCTTGTAATGCTATAAGCAGTAACATTACTACAATCAGGAGTATCTGTTTCTCATTGCCTTTGAACGATATTTTTTTGATTTTCAGTGAGAACATCGGTATTTCGGAGACCATCAACACTGACATCACGATAATCAATCCTGTAGTGAGATAGAAAAAGTTCTCATTCCCGGTTACGAATTGAGTCATTCCGTAACTGTAGCTGATCCAAAATAGTCCGTTGGCGGGAGTAGGCAGGCCTATAAATGAACTGGTTTGTCGTTCGTCAATATTGAATTTAGCCAGCCGGTAGGCAGAAAAAACGGGTATGAGAAATGCCAGGTATGGGATCCAGACGTGTAGAGGTTCCAGATAACCTGGTAGTAAGAAGTAATCCCTGAGTAGTATAAAAACTGCCGCTGCAGGAGCCACACCGAAGCTGATCACGTCTGCCAGGGAGTCCAGTTCTTTTCCCAGAGGAGAATAAGCCTTTAACAATCGTGCCGCCATCCCATCCAAAAAATCGAACAGGGCGGCAACTGCCACCCATATCACCACCGCCTTGAAGTTGGCCTGAAAAGCCATGACAACGGCTATGCATCCCGAGAAGAGATTTGACAGAGTGAGTATATTGGGTATTTGTTTCCGCATAGTCCGTTATCTTTCTTTTTGGGATAGCCTTGCCAAAAAGGTGACATTGGCATGTACTTCTTCTCCCAGTTCGACCAATATTTCACTGTCGGGTGGCAGGAAAATATCCATACGTGAGCCTAGTTTGATGAATCCGAGTGGAGATCCTATATGTACTTCGTCTCCTTCTTTCACATAGGTGACGACTCTTCGTGCCACTGCCCCGGCGATCTGTTTGGTAAGTATAGTCCCATGATCGGGTGTTTCAATCAAAATATTTGTATGTTCATTTTCATGACTCGATTTAGGCAGGTAAGCCGCATGAAAGTTCCCTTCCACATGGGAAAAATGGGTGATCTTGCCGGTAACCGGTATCCAGTTTGAGTGAGCATTAAAGAATGACATAAAGATGGATATCTGGATACGTTCATCATGAAAGAACTCTTTTTCGAATACTTTCTCAATGACCACGACCTTTCCGTCAGTAGGTGCATTTACCAATCCATGCAGATCGCCTTTATAGGTGCGATTGGGATGCCGGTAAAAGTTGAGAGCCATGGCATATAGCAGTATTGACAAAGATACCTGGATGGACGTAAATATTTTACCGGATGGTAATATGAAAAAAATCACATTGAATATTATCAGCACTATGCCGATCTTTATCACTGCAGATTTACCTTCTTTATGTATTCGTAATAGTTTCATTTTTTAAGAATAAAGAGCCAAGAACCAAGATTCAAGACTAATTTTCAACTTTCAATTTTCAATTTATCACCATACTTTCCACTTTCATTCTTAAGTAGAAAAATGACGTTGTTGGTATGTTGAGTCAATAGCGGGTTCACTCTTTTTTTCTATCTCTTCCCGATATTTCTCGGGTATAACCTCTTCCCAGAGTTGGGGTTGCAGATAGGGAACGATAGCAGGAACTACTGCTTCGACCCGTTCGAAGAAGAATGATTCTTCTTTTGTTTTTTTATTGATGACTTGCTGGTTGAGGTCGAGCATCAATACGAGATTGAGAATAATACTCAGGAAAACCATCATGGTACCGGCGGCAATCACAGCTCCCAACAACCGGTTGATAAAGCTGAGAAAAACTATATCAATAAAACGCTGCAATAACCGGCCGACCAGAGAGAGACCTACGGCAATGGCTACGAATGCCAGAATGAAAGACAATACCCTCGCCACCTCGGGTGAGAGATCAATTATTCTGTTTATTTGAGGTAGGATGGTCTGGGCCAACCTTCCTCCGAAGACAGCTGCCAATATGATGGTTGCCAATCCCACGAGCTGCATAATCAACCCCTTACGGTATCCATTGATGAAGGCAATGAGCAGCAGTATGCCTACGGTCAGATCAAACCAGTTCATAACTTTTATTCGAGATTGGTTTGTAATGCTGCAACCTGCTCATTCAGAAAGATCGACGCTTGCTGTCCGAATCTTTCCGCCGAATCGGTTGTAAAATAGTACATGTTTCCATTCTTTGTGCAGTTCCTGTCCATTTCCGGATGTCTTTGCAAATAGTTTTTGAGGCTTTCGGCTACATATTTTCCCTGAGAGATTATTTTTACGTTTTCCGGCAGGTATCGGGTTATCTTTTCCGTGAGAAGCGGGTAATGGGTGCATCCCAGGATTATCGTGTCGATAAGAGGATCTTTTTCAAGAATCCTTCCCAAATGTTGTTGTACAAAATAATCGGCTCCCGGTTTGTCATACTCCCTGTTTTCTACAAGGGGAACCCACATGGGGCATGATTCACCGGTTACGGTTACATCAGGATAAAGTTTTTTGATTTCCAGTTCATATGATCCCGAGCGAATAGTCCCTTCTGTCCCCAAAATACCTATATGACCACTTTCCGAAAGAGTTGACACTGACTCAGCAGTAGGACGAATCACACCCAGCACCCTTCTCGAAGGGTCTAGTTGCGGAAGGTCGACCTGCTGGATGGTTCTTAATGCTTTTGCAGATGCCGTATTACATGCGAGGATTACCAGATGGCACCCTTGCCTGAAGAACCATTTCACTGCTTCGAGTGTAAACTGGTATACCCGCTCAAATGAGCGGCTGCCATAGGGCGCGCGGGCATTATCGCCCAGATAAATATAATCATACTCCGGCATCAGCGTCTTTATTTCGGAAAGTACCGTAAGTCCGCCGTATCCGGAGTCGAAGATACCGATGGGATTTGTTTCCCGGCTTTTATAGTTACTCTGTTCCTCCACGTCTGTTGAGGATTTCGCTTAACGGATGCCTAATTTTGATTTTACGTAAGGATTGGCATTTACCGCGTCAGGCGATACAAAAGCGATCCCGGGATTGGCCAAATCGTAAATCACAGTATATCCCTGTTCGATCCCGACAGCATGAATGGCATTGTTTATTTTTTGTTTCAGGGGTTCCACTAATTCTTTCTCCTGATTTTCAATGTCTTTCTGGGCCAGTTCCATGAATTGGTTTATTCTGCCTTCCAATTCGGTTAGTTCCTGCATCCTCCGCAGCTTGATATTTTCTGAAAGAGAGGCTTGATAAGTGATGTAGTCGGAATACTTTTTGTTGTACTCGTTCTGCATCAGTTCCAGCTCTTTTTCGTAGTTCTCACTTAATGTAAGCAGTTGCTGTGTGGCCCGTGCTTTTTCAGGCATTTGATCCAATAGTTCAGTGGTATTTACATACGCAACGGATACTTGTGGCAACACCTGTGAAAAAGCAGTTCCACCGACCAATGAAATAAGCAGGGTAAGCGTGAAAAAAACTTTTTTTGTCATTGTCAACTATTTTTATAAAGTGAATATTCAATTGATGAACCATGGTTGCTATTGTAATTTCTTTTCCATCTCCTGTGTGTTGTGGCCGCATCTACTTGTAAAGAGCAGATGCGGCCGCTCTCAGGGTAGGAATTAAAATTACAATGTCAACTGGTTACCATAAATAAAGCCCCTGAATTCCCTTCGTGTTTGACAGGTAATTCATGATTGGGGATTTTTTATAATCTCTTTTTTACTTCAGTCTCTTCATATGCTTCAACGACATCACCCACTTTGATATCATTGAAATTGCGTATGGTGACTCCACACTCATAGCCTGAAGTAACTTCTTTTACATCCTCTTTGAATCGTTTCAACGATTCCAGTTCTCCTGTGAAGATCACAATACCATCGCGGATAAGACGGATACGGCTTGAACGTTTTATTTTTCCGTCACGTACCATACATCCGGCTACAGTACCTACTTTTGATATTTTGAATACCTCCAGTACTTCAACGTTACCGGTAATCTCCTCCTTGATGTCG
This window of the Proteiniphilum saccharofermentans genome carries:
- a CDS encoding threonine synthase: MLRIKIQHKYHLACTQCGHVTPNFWTWFEQNQQCPKCGSKHSEVWYNRRYQRLSRLIGRRAPNSFWHYFPFLPLLRRRHIISKGEGAIPVERWTFLEEFAKKKYGLDLNVHVYRNDLNGGTGTFKDIAASLAASLFNEIGIDQYCIASTGNSATAYAKYLSLAKVNCSVFMPEDAIKTSEATISSYGQQVFRVMGDYAKAKEIAAGYAKLHNIPISTGNIDPIRVEAKKTMVFEWLRQMDKFPDVYIQAVSGGTGPIAIDKGIREIKHVYPELKNPRFLLVQTDGCDPMVQAWEDAEAAGFPEGFEKKYPIIDNPQTEVPTLATGNPATYPIVAKLVKESGGSFLRMHEKKLVPVGKLTAYEQKVIPGPASAVSIAGFFVALRKNLIKNGETVLLNIGEGPNRAPYFLEQMIYTSHNVYNVDECAPHSIGDYRSQLWNEVMRE
- a CDS encoding aminotransferase class I/II-fold pyridoxal phosphate-dependent enzyme, with the translated sequence MTDIFDRLKSAEGPLEQYRKKAEGYFIFPELEGEIGPRMRFLGKEVITWSLNNYLGLANHPEVREADAKAAADWGMAYPMGARMMSGQTKYHRELEEKLAAFEKKEAAYLLNYGYQGMVSIIDSLVSRNDVIVYDSESHACIMDGIFLHKAKGGKSFVYPHNDMERCDKMLGFATKKAEETDGGILVITEGVFGMSGDLGNLPGIVKLREKYNFRLMIDDAHGFGTMGETGAGASEHFGLMDEVDIYFGTFAKSMAGIGAFVASEKAIVNSLKYNMRSQIFAKSLPMPMVIGALKRLEILQTQPQYKENLWKIAKSLQQGLIAEGFNIGNTQSPVTPVYFSGSVPEGTNIVIDLRENYNVFCSIVVYPVVPKGVLMLRLIPTASHTQKDVDETIEVFKKIKVNLEAGKYMADEMKSMSTT
- the murI gene encoding glutamate racemase, encoding MEEQSNYKSRETNPIGIFDSGYGGLTVLSEIKTLMPEYDYIYLGDNARAPYGSRSFERVYQFTLEAVKWFFRQGCHLVILACNTASAKALRTIQQVDLPQLDPSRRVLGVIRPTAESVSTLSESGHIGILGTEGTIRSGSYELEIKKLYPDVTVTGESCPMWVPLVENREYDKPGADYFVQQHLGRILEKDPLIDTIILGCTHYPLLTEKITRYLPENVKIISQGKYVAESLKNYLQRHPEMDRNCTKNGNMYYFTTDSAERFGQQASIFLNEQVAALQTNLE
- a CDS encoding phosphatidylserine decarboxylase family protein gives rise to the protein MKLLRIHKEGKSAVIKIGIVLIIFNVIFFILPSGKIFTSIQVSLSILLYAMALNFYRHPNRTYKGDLHGLVNAPTDGKVVVIEKVFEKEFFHDERIQISIFMSFFNAHSNWIPVTGKITHFSHVEGNFHAAYLPKSSHENEHTNILIETPDHGTILTKQIAGAVARRVVTYVKEGDEVHIGSPLGFIKLGSRMDIFLPPDSEILVELGEEVHANVTFLARLSQKER
- a CDS encoding CvpA family protein — protein: MNWFDLTVGILLLIAFINGYRKGLIMQLVGLATIILAAVFGGRLAQTILPQINRIIDLSPEVARVLSFILAFVAIAVGLSLVGRLLQRFIDIVFLSFINRLLGAVIAAGTMMVFLSIILNLVLMLDLNQQVINKKTKEESFFFERVEAVVPAIVPYLQPQLWEEVIPEKYREEIEKKSEPAIDSTYQQRHFST
- the pssA gene encoding CDP-diacylglycerol--serine O-phosphatidyltransferase, yielding MRKQIPNILTLSNLFSGCIAVVMAFQANFKAVVIWVAVAALFDFLDGMAARLLKAYSPLGKELDSLADVISFGVAPAAAVFILLRDYFLLPGYLEPLHVWIPYLAFLIPVFSAYRLAKFNIDERQTSSFIGLPTPANGLFWISYSYGMTQFVTGNENFFYLTTGLIIVMSVLMVSEIPMFSLKIKKISFKGNEKQILLIVVMLLLIALQGISGIFWGIGAYIFLSVIGHSRK
- a CDS encoding OmpH family outer membrane protein, which encodes MTKKVFFTLTLLISLVGGTAFSQVLPQVSVAYVNTTELLDQMPEKARATQQLLTLSENYEKELELMQNEYNKKYSDYITYQASLSENIKLRRMQELTELEGRINQFMELAQKDIENQEKELVEPLKQKINNAIHAVGIEQGYTVIYDLANPGIAFVSPDAVNANPYVKSKLGIR